Sequence from the bacterium genome:
CGCAACGCCACGTCGGCGGCGGAGAAGTCGCGCAGGAGCATCGTCGCCACCCCGATTCCGTCCTTCGCCGCCACGATGTCCTTCTCGCTGGCGCCCGGCGGAAGGGTGTTCTCGATGTAGCCCTCACGCTGCACGAAGGGCACAATGGCCGGGAAGCGGCCCTCGCGCACCGGGCGCCAGAGGCTGCGATCCCAGTTGCCGAAGTCCACCTTCACCGTGTCGGCAGCGAAGACCGTTGTGGCCGCCAGGAGCAGGCAGCCGAGTACGAGACGGGCGCGTCGCATGCAGTGCTTCACTTGATCGTTCACTCTCCTGCTCACCTATCTGCCCCGGAGATGCTGGTCGAAGAAGGCGAAGGCTTTGCGGCCACTGAACTCGTGGCCACCTGCGAAGGTGTCGGCGACGAGATGGTCTGCTACGCCCTGGTCGCGGTAGATGCCCTTGAGCGCGCGGAAGGCCCGGCGGAAGCTCTGGATGGGGGCGACGCCGTCCTGGTCGGCCGTCGTGACGAGCAGCGGCCGTGGGCAGATCAGGGCGCATACATCGTCCTGCTCGAAGTACCGCAGGAGCGACGGGACGTAGTTGCAGTTGCAGTGCGTCACGTCCACGATCTGGTCGGTCCAGTACGAGAAGTAGCCCTGGATGCTGGCGGCCTGAATGCGGGTGTCCACGGCGGACAGCAACTCGGTGGTGTGCCCGCCGCCCGACAGGCCGACACACCCGAGGGGCGCCTGGCCCTCGCCGGGGCGGGCCTTGATCCACGTGATCAGGTGCATGGCGTCCTGCACCCGCAGGCCGATGTCGGTGGTGCCCAGCAAGATGGCGCGGGAGTTGATGTCCACACACGAGCAACCGGGCGGCGGCGCCTGCGGGTTGACCTGGTAGCCCTCG
This genomic interval carries:
- a CDS encoding lysophospholipase, producing the protein MPPKPNFRSTIKLLQQWTAAMPRELGYDETGAKDHFAPWQKKARKKLRELLGFWPARVTKPKAWMLASERVEGFTREQWALESPFGDHIFLYRLVPDGMAKPDAILLALHGHGMYGADHVSGVMKDRYGEEESNRTAHYDYGAQFARRGYLVYAPTQRGFAQRCDWDNPGSVEGYQVNPQAPPPGCSCVDINSRAILLGTTDIGLRVQDAMHLITWIKARPGEGQAPLGCVGLSGGGHTTELLSAVDTRIQAASIQGYFSYWTDQIVDVTHCNCNYVPSLLRYFEQDDVCALICPRPLLVTTADQDGVAPIQSFRRAFRALKGIYRDQGVADHLVADTFAGGHEFSGRKAFAFFDQHLRGR